CAGCAGGTAGCCCAGGCCGCGGATGGTGCGGATGCGGCGGTGGCCGAGCTTCCTGCGCAGGCGGTGGATGTGCACTTCGATGGTGTTGCTTTCCGGTTCTTCACCCAGATCGAAGATGTCCTCCTCCAGCTGGGTGCGGCTCACCACGCGCCCCGCCGACCGCGCCAAAAGAAGCAGCACCTGGTACTCGCGCGGGCCCAGCTCCAGGGCCTCTCCCTTCAGCGTGACGACGCGGTTTTCGGGCTCCAGGACCAGGTCCCCCAACACCCAGCGCCGGGCGGCGAAGCCCGAGCTGCGGCGCACCAGGGCCCGGATGCGTGACAGCAGCTCCGGAACCGCGAAGGGCTTCACCAGGTAGTCGTCGGCGCCCTCATCCAGGCCCAGCACGCGATCCTCAAGGCCGTCCCGCGCGGTGAGAATGAGCACAGGGGTGCGGTCATCGCGCAGGCGCAGGGCCTTGAGCACGTCCATGCCCGAGCCGTCGGGAAGGCCCAGGTCCAGCAGCAGCGCTCCGTAGGATTGGGTGCGCAGGTGGAGGTCGCCATCCTGCGCGCCCCGCACCCACGTCGCGTCGAAGCCCGCCTGCACAAGCGCCCGCAGCAGGGCGGCGCCCAATTGGGCATCATCCTCCACCAGAAGGATCCGGATTTCTGCGCTCATGGCTGGCATCTTCCTCTCAACCCTATGGTGCGTGACCATCCTTATCGAATGCTTACAGGCCAGGGCGTTCGGTTCGGTGCCGCCCCTGCCTGTAAGGTTGCCTTAAGGCAGGCCTCGGATGCTTGGAAGATCCCGAAGGAACTTCTGACTCCCTCGGACGCATCCAAGAAGCCGATAACCCAATCCAGCCGCCGATCCGTATCGGTTGGGTTCCAAGAGATCGGCCGGCGGACTGCAGGAATGATTCAAACGTAGGCTGCCGCTTTTTGAAAAACACCCGCGAAATTTCCGCGTGGACCGAAGGAGACCTGGTGAAACGTCTGGTTCAAACCCTCCCGTGCCTGTCCGTGGCCCTCGTGGCTTCCGCCCAGACAGCGCCTCTCCAGGTGCCACCCATCCAGGTTTCCCTGCCGGAGCCCCAGACCCTCGACCTCCGTCAGGTGCAGGCTACCGCCTTGCTGCCGGGTGAACACCGCGATCCGGCCCGCCTCGAAGCGGTGCAGAAAGCCTGGGAACCACTGCTGCGCCAGGTCGATGGGGCCGCGGGCGTGCGCCTGCTTCTGCCCGCGGGGCCAGAGCGTTTGCAGCTGCTGCTGGCGGCCAGCCAGGCCCTGCGCGCCCGCAACCCGAAGCTGCGCCTCTACGTCGCCTACCAGCCCGAGCTGAGCCCGCTCATGGACGAGTTGGCCTGGGGCGCTGTGGATGGCGGCGCACTGCTCGCCGCAGATCTCGGAGCCGATGCTGAGCGGTGGCGGAACCTGCTGACGCAGGCCCAGAACACCTTCCCCGGTCGGCCCTGGTTCCTGTGGGTGCCGACGGATCCCGGCGCCCGCGCAGCACAGCTTCTGGGCGATGGCGGCCGCTTGGTGCTGCCCACGGGCGGGCCCGGCGCCAAGCTGGCGCAGGAGCTGCCCCCGGGCTACACCGAGGTGGAGGGTGGCCTTGGCGACCTGACCCTGCGCAAGCGCAGCACGGGCGAGGCTTTCCGCCGCATCTTCCAGAATGGGCAGTGGATCTCCGCGCCCCTGCCCAAGGATCGGCACGAGGTGCAGGTGCAGGATCAGGAGCAGTACGACCTGGGCGCCCTGCTGGCCCGCGTGCGCGCCACACACCTGCGCGACAAGTCCGCGCTCCGCACCGTGCGCGCCCTGGTGGACGTGAACATCCACGTGCAGGCAGAAGGCGGTGGCGGCGATCTCGGCTTCCGCTTTCAGGGCTTTGAAAAGCAAGGTGAGCCCGAGGAACTCCTGCGAAAAGAGGTTCGATTCAACGGCGTGAAGGCCAACCTCTCGGAATCCGCCCAGCTGCCCATCCTCGAATCCCGCACCAGCGCCGCGGCCCCCGTGGCGCTCACCCTCACGGAACGCTACCGCTACTCGGATGGCGGCCCTGCGGGCCCCGGCAAGCGGCTGCTGCGCTTCGAGCCCGTGGACAACGACCCGCTGCTGTTTGAAGGCGAACTCACGGTGGACGAGGCCTCGGGCCGCATCCTGCGGGAGCAGAGCCACCGCTCGAACCTGCCAGGGCTGGTGCGCAGCGAGCGCCGCGATCTCACCTACGGCGAGCCCCTGCCCGGCCACTGGCGCGTGATGCGCATCCACACCGCCGAGCGCTGGATTGGCACCGGCGGCACCGCCCAGGTGCTGCGCGATCTCGACTACAGCGATTTCCGCATCAACGACCCTGGCTATGACGAAGCCCTGAGCGCCGCCCGGGCCAGCAGCGCCAGCATCCTGCAGAACACCCCCGATGGTTACCGCTACTCGGTGAAACAGGCCGATGGCAGCCGCAAGCTGGAAACCAAGGCCACCAGCCGCATCCGCGCCGTGGGCGGTGTGCTGCTGGTCCAGCCCGGCAGCGACTTGCCCATCGCACCCCTGGCCGGCTACCTGATCTCCGATTTCAACGCCCTCGACAAGGGCATCCAGTACAACTTCCTCACGGCGGTGGTCTTCAACGCGGGTTCCGTGATGGTGCCCCGGGCCTTCCTGGGCTTGGATTTCTCCGCCTCCGGGGCCCTCTCCATCTTCGGGGGCACGGATCGCCCGGTGAAAGACGGCAAACAGCTGGACAAGGATGGCGTCCAGCGCCGCTCCCAGAACCTGGAACTGGGCCTGGGCCGCGACCTGGGCGCGGGCTTCCGCCTGGATTTGAAAGGCCAGTTCCAACACAACGCCTTCTCCGATCCCAAGGAGGACAAGTACAAAACACCGGGTTTCCTGAACCCGCCTTCAGGCTGGACTCGCCTGGGCGGGGCCGGACTCACCTGGCAGTTCGAGGGCTTCCACCTGCAGGGCACCTACCTGAAGGGCCTGCGGCCCGATGGCAGCTACGGAGCCCCCGGCGATGTGCAGGCCGTGCCCGACCAGGGCCGCCTCGTGCGCTGGGATACCGGCGCCATGTTTGACCACGAACTGGCCAAGGGCGTCTGGTTCACGGCCAATGTGGGCCATGCAGGTGGCGAGGGCTTTGACCGCTTCCAGCCCCTCAGCTTCGACGGCCGCGTCTCCGGCATCAAGCCCTACGCCGTGGTGGCGGATCGCATGACCTATGGCGGCTTCAACATCGCCTTCCCCACCGGCCCCAACCTTCGCCTCACCTTGGGCCTCGATCACGGTCAGGCCCACAGCCTCACCGACCAGAAAACCTACGGCTTCACCGGTCTGAAAGTCGCCGGCGACCTGCCCGGCTTCTGGTGGTTCACCACCATCCGGGTGGACTTGGGCGCCGGCCTGCAGAGCGACGTGAAGGGCGTCAAGACCGTGAATGGCATGATCTCCTTCCTGCACCTGTTCTAGCCAACCTTGAACCAAACCCCATTCAGCGCCATGATGGAAGGTCGCAGTACCCGTAGCTCAGTTGGATAGAGCGTTGGCCTCCGAAGCCACGAGTCCTTCTTTGACGACTCATTGATCTTCAACCAAAAATGTTGTATTTAGACGACTTATCAGATTGCATCGCCTGTTAAGGGAATTTTAAAAGCCCTAATAGGCGTTATTTGAAACCTAAATACAACCCATATCCTGGCAAATCCTGGCAAAAATCCTGGCAAAAGATCACAAAAATATGGCCCCAAATCGGGGCCGTATTTGTAGTGAATTTTGCATCGATTAGTCGTCGTCATCCGGAGCATTAAGGGGCGAAACGCGGAGAGTCTTCCAATTGACCTTGTAACCCTTCTTGCGGAGGTAATCCTCTTGAAGAGCCTTCGACTCTGCAGGGCTGGCGGTTTTCAGCGCCCGTCGAAGTTCGCGTTGCGCATCAGCGTCCTGTGCCCTTTTGTCGTCTTGGGCCTTGCTCGCGAGCATCTGCTCAAGCTGGAGATGCTGAACTACTCTGGCTTTCCCGACAATCCAGGCATTCCGTCCGCCGTCTGGTCCGAGCTGTTGGAACCACCCCGCTTTGTAAGCCACGGCGTTCGTGAACGCCTGATCATATACATCTTGGAGAGGACGGTCGCACCCAACGGGTGCCGACACGAGACCGTCGTTGATGAGCATCCCACCCACGGTCAGCCGCGTGGACGGCCTCCAACCATCGCTCACGCGGCGGACCACCCATAGGTCTGCGTAGCCACTATCCACATCAGGATCGTTTGTGAGGGCGACCTCCCAGGAACTGCTGCAGAAACGATCCAGTGAAGCCTGGGCCATGGCCTGCGCTTGGGCAGTCGGTGGCTGAGAAAGAGGCAGTGCCACACGGAATCGTTCTGGCAGGTTTGGGGCGTCTGCCAGCCCCACAACGAGGCCGGGGTGGGACCCAGCAACATAGTAGTGCTGGGCTGATAAAGCCACCGAGACCAGGGAGAAAACCAAGAGGAGGAGTGAGCGCATAATCTAGCCTTTCCGCCGCGGTGCGTGGCTCTTGGTATCGCGGTATCCGAAGTAATCGACCTCGTCGGGAGGCCATGAAACGACTGGCGCAGTGGACCCCAACCTCTCGTTTTTCCATGCCTCGAAACGCTTCAGCTCAGCCTCAACAGTGAGACCACGCCGAGGTCCGCGAGCGCTCACTGGGGTTCGAGCGGTGCGAGTCATCACAGCTCCTCCTTTTTGGGAGTGAACCGCTCAATGAACTGAGGACTGGCCAATGCCAGGCGGAGGGCCTCACCGACAAGGACGCCGAGCGGCACCTTGGTATCGAGCTGGAATATGCGAAGTTCCCGCGCAGCATCAGCGGCAATTCGGCAATTGATGCGCTCGACTCCTTCGGTGTGGGTGCGAGGCCTACCACCAACATTGATGGTAGGAGCCTTGGCCTCCACCTTCTGAAGGTGCTCCGGGCGCGCCTTGGCGCCGCCCTGGAGCCAGGCTTTCGGATCTGCACTCACAGGACCTCCTTTACGGCAAATGGGATGTCGAGGCCAAGGATCTCGGCGACACGGACCATGGCCTCGCGAACCTCAACGCCCGCGGCGTTGGGTTGCTGGCAGGCGGCAATGCCGCGGCCAAAAGCGTCGACGAGGCCCTGGCGTTCCTGGACCAGACCAGCGAAGTGGATGTCCTCCTCAGGGCTGGCCGACGCCTCCAGGGCTCCTGCCCAATTCCTCCACCAGCCAGTGTTCGCCCGGTAATTGGTCCCAAGGATGGCGACGCGCATCTCGGGGTTGGCCCCTGCCTTCGCGGCGCGGACAAGATCCAGGGTTCGCCCAAGGCCACGCAGATCCTGTGGACTTGGACCAACAGGCACCAGAATCCCTGCCGAATAAGCCAAGGCCGTGCGGGTCTCCTCGCCCTCCCACGGTGGGCAATCGGCCACGAAGATCTGTTTGCCCTTAGCGGCCTGCTCAAGCAGGCCGAGGTCTGTTGGGTAGAGGCTGCGACACGGAACTGCCGCCAGCTCGGCCCAAGCCCTGAAATCGCCATTCTCGGGGTTCAGATCCAGACCCTTGGCCAGCAGACCGTATTCAGCCAATAGTGATGCCAACTCCTTGGAATAAGTGGTCTTACCTGATCCACCTTTGAGGTTGATGAGGCTAATGAGCATGTTCCCTCCTGGAAGCGTCATCGGCATTTTATGAACGTTCTAAAGCCCTAAAGTCAAGAACGTTGAAAGTTTTGAACGCTCGACGTTTTGGCGTCGCAAACCTCAAAACCCCAAAACGTTCAAATTTCTATTGTCGAAATATTAAGGCATTTCGACGTTCTTACGCTTATACGTTACGAAGCCAATAACATCGAAACGCCGAAAGTTTTGGCGTTTTTAACGTAATGTTTAAATCGCCAAAGGCCGATAAAACCAATAGAAGGAGACCCCATGAAGCCACTTATCCTCGGCCTCACGCTTGCGCTCACCACCCTCGCCCAGGCCAGCGACTACCCGCGTACCCTCCCGCGGGAGTATTACCTTGAGACCGCCAGGCGTGGCACCAACAAGAATTGCTATTTCTGGGTGGCCCCAGGCTTCGACCGCTCTCGTGGCATCACCTGGAGTGGCGAGGTTGAATGGGCCGCCAAGGAGCGTTCGGTCGAGTTCCTCAAGACCCTAAAGCAGGGCCTGAAAGACATCACCACCGCACATGGCGCCTATAGCCTCAAGGTGGCCGTGGTGCTCGTGGAGACCGATTTCTGGGCCACCGGAGACGCCCGAATTGAGGTCGAGATCCGCGACGAGGCAGGTCGAATCATGGCACTCGGTTCCGATTGGGCCATGACTGCGATGGGCGGTGCGAATGGCCAGAGGGCCCTAGCCGATAGCGTCGTTGGAAGCCTTGAAGCCGACCTGTTTAAGTAGCCCCCCCAAAAACAACTTTGGTCACATTTGTACCATCAGACATTCAGCGGCGAGTCCATGCGGTCGAAATGTGACCTGAAGACGTATGCACCGCCATTACCCTGTCGAAGCTTGGCGATTCATAGCTGAGATAGTGATTCCAAATATTGAGACAATCTCTGGGATGAGATCGTGCTGATTGAGAAAATTCGTTCGTTCTTCTCGCCCTGGTGGTCCAGACCGCTTTTCGCTCTTAGTGTTGGCGCTTGCCTCACCACCCTGTTGCTGGGTGGCTTCCCTGAAGCAATGAAAGCCGCTTCCAAGGGAATCTCAGACCAAATTCAAAGCGCAATCGGACCTACCGAACAGCAGATCCGTGCCCAGGAATTGAGCGAAGAGTTACGAAGACAGTCTCAAGAATCTCAAGAACGAATGGCAAAGCTCCGGGAAACGCCACCGCCCACCAGAGGGAAGAAAAAGCGCGCCCAGGACAAAGCCAACGAGGCAGATGAAGTGAAGGCTCTAGCTCCCATGCATGCCAAGCGAGAAACTTTAATCGACATTTCCGCTAAACAACTAGTACTGACGCTGAGCGTGGTGGTGGTGATCAGTCTCTGGCTCGCGTTATCTGCGTTCGCGGGAAGAATTTATCGAAAACGGATGGAGCGGATCCTATTCCTGGCCCGAGATGCTGAGAGGCGACGTCGGGAATCTGTCATTCGCCACAATGAGCGAATCGACTACTACCGGCAGTTTCCGTTAGCCGACCACACCCTCTGTTCAACATGTGGCTGGATTGGCCTCTTTCGAAGCAATGCACCTACTTATGATGGGGCGAAAGCCATTGGTACTGCTGCGGCTGTCGGCGGAACAGGCCTGGCTGCCGCAGGATGCGGTGGATCCGCTCTAGGGATCATCTTGATCCTGATCGGACTGCCTCTTCTTTTCCTTTTTTGCATCGGCGTCATCCCAATCGGCATTGGAATCTTCTTAATCATTGCTGGTGGAACCGCAACCACCGCTGGGGCCACCGTTGCGGCCTCAGGTGCCTCCTCCGCTGCTGGTGCCACTCAAGCCGCGCAACGTGCTGCCGCAGCACCAAACCAATGCCCACAATGTAAGAACGTCGGCCTGATCCCGGCGTTATCACCAATGGGCGTTCATCAAATCGAAAACACACCCACTGTTGCTGCGGCAGCTCAGGCCGAATCCATCCGCGTCATCGAGGGTCTTCCTAGCGTTATCGACATTGAACTCCTTCCAACCCTAGAGGGCTGACATCC
This sequence is a window from Geothrix sp. PMB-07. Protein-coding genes within it:
- a CDS encoding winged helix-turn-helix domain-containing protein, yielding MRILLVEDDAQLGAALLRALVQAGFDATWVRGAQDGDLHLRTQSYGALLLDLGLPDGSGMDVLKALRLRDDRTPVLILTARDGLEDRVLGLDEGADDYLVKPFAVPELLSRIRALVRRSSGFAARRWVLGDLVLEPENRVVTLKGEALELGPREYQVLLLLARSAGRVVSRTQLEEDIFDLGEEPESNTIEVHIHRLRRKLGHRRIRTIRGLGYLLENT
- a CDS encoding ParA family protein, with amino-acid sequence MLISLINLKGGSGKTTYSKELASLLAEYGLLAKGLDLNPENGDFRAWAELAAVPCRSLYPTDLGLLEQAAKGKQIFVADCPPWEGEETRTALAYSAGILVPVGPSPQDLRGLGRTLDLVRAAKAGANPEMRVAILGTNYRANTGWWRNWAGALEASASPEEDIHFAGLVQERQGLVDAFGRGIAACQQPNAAGVEVREAMVRVAEILGLDIPFAVKEVL